One genomic window of Manihot esculenta cultivar AM560-2 chromosome 16, M.esculenta_v8, whole genome shotgun sequence includes the following:
- the LOC110603817 gene encoding probable protein phosphatase 2C 59, protein MGYLNSVLSSSNPVYANNAPVSGGGLSQNGKFSYGYASSPGKRASMEDFYETRIDGVDGEIVGLFGVFDGHGGARAAEYVKQNLFSNLISHPKFISDTKSAIADAYNHTDSEFLKSENTQNRDAGSTASTAILVGDRLLVANVGDSRAVICRGGNAIAVSRDHKPDQTDERQRIEDAGGFVMWAGTWRVGGVLAVSRAFGDRLLKQYVVADPEIQEEKIDSSLEFLILASDGLWDVVTNEEAVEMTKPIEDPEQAAKKLLQEAYQRGSADNITCVVVRFLANQANGRYWHRNYEVYS, encoded by the exons ATGGGTTACCTCAATTCAGTCCTGTCATCTTCAAACCCGGTTTATGCTAATAATGCGCCCGTGAGCGGTGGTGGTCTCAG TCAGAATGGAAAATTCAGCTATGGATATGCAAGTTCTCCTGGGAAACGAGCTTCCATGGAAGATTTTTATGAGACAAGAATTGATGGTGTTGATGGAGAGATAGTTGGTCTGTTTGGAGTTTTTGATG GTCATGGAGGTGCACGTGCTGCTGAATATGTGAAACAGAACCTTTTCAGTAACCTGATCAGCCATCCAAAGTTCATTTCTGATACAAAATCTGCTATAG CTGATGCATACAATCATACAGACTCTGAATTTCTGAAATCTGAAAATACTCAGAACAGAGATGCTGGATCAACTGCTTCCACAGCCATTCTTGTTGGTGATCGTTTACTTGTTGCCAATGTTGGAGACTCTAGAGCTGTCATATGCCGAGGTGGCAATG CTATTGCTGTTTCTCGAGATCACAAGCCGGACCAAACTGACGAGCGGCAACGGATTGAGGATGCTGGAGGGTTTGTTATGTGGGCAG GGACGTGGAGAGTCGGTGGAGTTCTTGCTGTCTCACGTGCATTTGGTGATAGGCTTTTGAAGCAGTATGTTGTTGCTGATCCAGAAATTCAG GAAGAAAAGATTGATAGCTCACTCGAGTTTCTTATCCTTGCAAGTGATGGATTATGGGATGTTGTCACCAATGAG GAAGCTGTTGAAATGACCAAGCCGATTGAGGACCCAGAGCAGGCTGCAAAGAAGTTGTTGCAGGAGGCATACCAGAGAGGCAGTGCAGACAATATTACGTGTGTTGTCGTCCGCTTCTTGGCCAATCAAG CTAATGGAAGATACTGGCATAGAAATTATGAAGTGTATAGCTAG